In a single window of the Phycisphaerae bacterium genome:
- a CDS encoding thermonuclease family protein: MARLQRMGWPRAGQLALLIAALVLMPPAGGQVTGDDSLPPVPKNDFTTDSACDVLTVTASTELRVRRAAEETAVRLIGVYVPRSGAAADAARAYIARLLDGESVYVRTDPDWPTSDDGRIWAYVYRAPDGLFINLELIRQGYARCAAAQPFEHQKLLRAYERLAQQRQKGIWAAPPAGHDDAPTSQPRAQKPPPPATQPAPAAANVDETIVYITEHGRKYHTQECRFASNARAVTLREAKALGLTPCARCKPPP, encoded by the coding sequence ATGGCCAGACTGCAACGGATGGGGTGGCCGCGGGCGGGGCAACTCGCACTACTGATCGCAGCACTCGTGCTCATGCCGCCCGCTGGCGGACAGGTGACCGGCGATGATTCACTGCCGCCGGTGCCGAAGAACGACTTCACCACCGACTCCGCCTGCGACGTGCTTACCGTGACTGCCAGCACCGAGTTGAGAGTCCGCCGCGCGGCGGAGGAGACCGCGGTCCGCCTGATCGGGGTCTACGTGCCGCGCAGCGGTGCCGCTGCGGACGCCGCCCGCGCATACATCGCACGCTTGCTCGATGGCGAGTCCGTCTATGTGCGGACCGACCCGGATTGGCCAACATCCGATGACGGCCGCATCTGGGCCTACGTGTACCGCGCGCCGGACGGGCTCTTCATCAACCTGGAGCTCATCCGCCAGGGCTACGCGCGCTGTGCCGCCGCGCAGCCCTTCGAGCATCAGAAGCTGCTCCGCGCCTACGAACGGCTCGCGCAGCAGCGGCAGAAAGGCATCTGGGCCGCGCCGCCGGCCGGTCACGACGACGCACCGACGTCCCAGCCGCGCGCACAGAAACCGCCCCCGCCTGCCACGCAGCCGGCTCCGGCCGCTGCGAACGTGGATGAGACGATCGTCTACATCACCGAGCACGGCCGGAAATATCACACGCAGGAGTGCCGCTTCGCGAGCAATGCCCGGGCCGTCACTCTGCGCGAAGCGAAAGCCCTCGGCCTCACCCCCTGCGCCCGCTGCAAGCCCCCGCCCTAG
- the lpxD gene encoding UDP-3-O-(3-hydroxymyristoyl)glucosamine N-acyltransferase → MKPTLRGNPETRIRRVATLEDATGGDVSFLSNPKYEKMLQTTRASAIVLRPDVAAPDQLDLIQVDDPYAAITVLIVKLHGYREHRRVAPTAAANIHPTAQIGENATIHPGVTIDEHVVIGRNVVLYPGCYIGPRCRLGDDVLLYPNVVLYDDTVLGHRVTIHSNTVIGEDGLGYAPVHDRWVKIPQIGHVEIEDDVEIGANCAIDRATLGRTRIGRGSKFSNLIAIGHGTQVGAHCLMVAQVGIAGSVTVGEHVTLAGQAGVVGHIRIGDRATIGAQAGVTNSIPDGETVLGAPAIPIRDKRRQVAYIMRLPELNDTVRRLEKEIAELRARLAERAEQV, encoded by the coding sequence ATGAAGCCCACGCTCCGCGGGAACCCCGAGACACGGATCCGGCGCGTCGCCACACTCGAAGATGCCACCGGCGGCGACGTGTCCTTCCTCTCTAACCCGAAATACGAAAAGATGTTACAGACGACCCGCGCGTCGGCGATCGTCCTCCGCCCCGATGTCGCGGCCCCCGACCAACTCGACCTCATCCAGGTCGACGACCCCTACGCCGCCATCACCGTCCTCATCGTCAAGCTGCACGGCTACCGCGAACACCGCCGGGTCGCCCCCACGGCGGCGGCCAACATCCACCCAACCGCCCAGATCGGCGAGAATGCCACCATTCACCCCGGCGTGACGATCGACGAGCACGTGGTGATCGGCCGCAACGTCGTTCTCTACCCCGGCTGCTACATCGGACCGCGCTGCCGGCTGGGCGATGATGTGCTGCTTTACCCCAACGTGGTGCTGTACGACGACACCGTGTTGGGCCACCGTGTCACGATCCACTCGAACACGGTGATCGGCGAGGACGGCCTCGGCTATGCGCCGGTCCACGACCGCTGGGTGAAAATCCCGCAGATCGGTCACGTCGAGATCGAGGACGACGTCGAGATCGGCGCCAATTGCGCCATCGACCGCGCGACGCTCGGCCGCACGCGCATCGGCCGCGGCAGCAAATTCAGTAACCTGATCGCCATCGGCCACGGCACACAGGTCGGCGCGCACTGCCTCATGGTCGCGCAGGTCGGCATCGCCGGCTCCGTTACCGTCGGTGAGCACGTCACCCTGGCCGGGCAGGCCGGCGTCGTCGGGCACATCCGCATCGGCGACCGGGCCACGATCGGCGCCCAGGCCGGCGTCACGAACAGCATCCCCGACGGCGAGACCGTGCTCGGCGCCCCGGCCATCCCCATCCGCGACAAACGCCGGCAGGTCGCCTATATCATGCGCCTGCCCGAGCTGAACGACACCGTGCGGCGTCTCGAGAAGGAAATCGCGGAGCTGCGGGCCCGGCTCGCCGAGCGGGCCGAGCAAGTCTAG
- a CDS encoding cofactor-independent phosphoglycerate mutase has product MKYAIVLPDGAADEPLPELGGRTPLQVARTPHMDWVAQHGRLGRSVTIPNGFTPGTDVATLSVFGYDPHVCYSGRAPIEAAARGLAVQPDEIIFRCNFVSVLDGRMRDFTAGHIAQAEADALIAALNAAGERGDAALHGCVFHSGVSYRNLMIAAGADELQVRCTPPHDIPNQPAADHWPTGPGQARVRGIMARAGELIQEHEVNRRRRAAGRDPVTGIWLWGQGRPTALEPFAKRFGVRGAVITGVDIIRGLAVQMGMKLIHVPGATGYIDTDYAGKGRAAVVALDDFDLVVVHVEAPDEAAHQGSAQMKIEALERVDEHVVGPLLDKLRRRGEWRMLIAPDHVTAVSSTAHGAAPPPFCYAGQGVAPVEGRPFSEADAAAGGLLLDPGTRLMDLFFGR; this is encoded by the coding sequence ATGAAGTACGCGATTGTGTTGCCGGACGGGGCGGCGGATGAACCGCTCCCGGAACTTGGCGGACGTACGCCGTTGCAGGTTGCCCGCACTCCGCACATGGATTGGGTGGCGCAGCACGGCCGGCTGGGGCGCTCCGTGACGATACCTAATGGGTTCACCCCTGGGACGGATGTGGCGACGCTCAGCGTCTTTGGATATGACCCGCACGTGTGCTACAGCGGGCGGGCGCCGATCGAAGCTGCGGCTCGGGGGCTCGCAGTCCAGCCCGACGAGATCATTTTCCGGTGCAACTTCGTCAGCGTGCTGGACGGTCGCATGCGGGACTTCACGGCGGGTCACATCGCGCAGGCCGAGGCGGACGCGCTGATCGCCGCGCTGAATGCGGCGGGGGAGCGTGGCGATGCGGCGCTGCATGGATGCGTGTTTCACAGTGGTGTGAGTTACCGAAATCTGATGATCGCCGCGGGGGCGGATGAGCTGCAGGTGCGCTGCACACCGCCACACGACATTCCGAATCAGCCGGCGGCGGATCATTGGCCAACGGGACCCGGGCAAGCCCGGGTGCGTGGGATCATGGCGCGGGCCGGGGAGTTGATTCAAGAGCATGAAGTGAATCGCCGCCGGCGGGCGGCTGGTCGGGACCCGGTGACCGGCATTTGGCTGTGGGGGCAGGGGCGTCCGACGGCGCTGGAGCCATTCGCTAAGCGCTTCGGCGTGCGAGGTGCGGTGATTACCGGGGTGGACATCATCCGCGGCCTAGCCGTGCAGATGGGGATGAAGCTGATTCACGTGCCGGGTGCCACGGGGTACATCGACACGGACTACGCCGGCAAGGGCCGGGCAGCGGTCGTGGCGCTCGACGATTTCGATCTCGTGGTGGTGCACGTCGAAGCGCCGGACGAGGCCGCGCATCAAGGCAGCGCCCAGATGAAGATTGAGGCGCTCGAACGCGTGGACGAGCACGTCGTGGGGCCGCTGCTGGACAAGCTGCGCCGACGGGGCGAATGGCGGATGCTGATTGCCCCGGATCACGTGACGGCTGTGTCGAGCACGGCGCATGGCGCGGCGCCACCGCCGTTCTGCTATGCGGGGCAGGGCGTGGCGCCGGTCGAGGGGCGGCCTTTCTCCGAGGCGGATGCGGCGGCGGGCGGGCTGTTGCTCGATCCCGGTACGCGGCTGATGGACTTGTTCTTCGGGCGTTAG
- a CDS encoding beta-ketoacyl-[acyl-carrier-protein] synthase family protein, whose protein sequence is MTRRVVITGMGWITPLGHDIEGVWRRLLAGESGIAPTTNFDARTFPTQFAAEVKDFDVRSFLGAHYADHATCSRNAGFALAAAERAWRHAGLNGRPDVDPTRVGVYLGGGEGPIDFDNFVAAAIAGWDPAQRQLDAVRWAEVAAARLTAVKEFEQDPNCAACHIACRFNAQGPNFNTLTACAASTQALGEAATLIRRGDADVMISGGAHSMIHPLGVTGFNRLTALSTRNDSCVSASRPFDRTRDGFVLGEGAGILILEEYECARRRGAPILAEITGYGSTADAFRVTDMHETGRGAIAAMRGALDDARIQPQDVHYISAHGTGTEENDKIETLAIRTVFGDYARKVPISSVKSMLGHLIAGAGAVELITCVLAIRDGMIPPTINYHEPDPNCDLDYVPNQARKATVRTCLSNSFGFGGQNDTLIVRACD, encoded by the coding sequence ATGACTCGTCGTGTCGTCATCACCGGAATGGGTTGGATCACGCCTCTCGGCCATGACATCGAAGGCGTCTGGCGGCGGCTGCTCGCCGGCGAAAGCGGCATTGCGCCGACCACGAATTTCGATGCGCGCACTTTCCCGACGCAGTTCGCGGCCGAGGTGAAGGACTTCGACGTGCGCAGTTTCCTCGGCGCGCACTACGCCGACCACGCCACGTGCAGCCGCAACGCCGGCTTCGCCCTGGCCGCCGCGGAGCGGGCCTGGCGCCACGCCGGCCTGAACGGCCGGCCAGACGTTGATCCCACCCGGGTCGGCGTCTATCTCGGCGGCGGCGAAGGCCCGATCGATTTCGACAACTTCGTCGCGGCCGCCATCGCCGGCTGGGACCCAGCGCAGCGCCAGCTCGACGCCGTGCGCTGGGCCGAGGTCGCCGCAGCCCGCCTGACCGCCGTCAAGGAATTCGAGCAGGATCCGAACTGCGCCGCGTGCCACATCGCCTGCCGCTTCAACGCGCAGGGGCCGAACTTCAACACGCTGACCGCGTGTGCCGCCAGTACGCAAGCGCTTGGCGAGGCCGCCACGCTCATCCGCCGCGGCGATGCCGACGTGATGATCTCCGGCGGCGCGCACAGCATGATCCATCCGCTGGGCGTCACCGGTTTCAATCGCCTGACGGCCCTGTCGACGCGCAACGATAGCTGCGTCTCCGCGTCGCGCCCCTTTGACCGCACGCGCGACGGGTTCGTGCTCGGGGAGGGCGCCGGCATCCTCATCCTCGAGGAATACGAGTGCGCCAGGCGCCGCGGCGCACCCATCCTGGCCGAGATCACCGGCTACGGGTCGACGGCCGACGCCTTCCGCGTGACGGACATGCACGAAACCGGTCGCGGCGCGATCGCCGCCATGCGCGGCGCCCTGGACGACGCCCGGATTCAGCCACAGGACGTGCATTACATCTCCGCGCACGGCACGGGCACGGAAGAAAACGACAAGATCGAGACGCTCGCGATTCGAACCGTCTTCGGCGACTACGCGAGGAAAGTACCCATCAGCAGCGTGAAGAGCATGTTGGGCCACCTGATCGCCGGCGCCGGCGCGGTCGAGCTGATTACGTGCGTGCTGGCGATCCGCGATGGCATGATCCCGCCGACGATCAACTACCACGAGCCTGACCCGAACTGTGACCTGGATTACGTCCCCAACCAGGCCCGCAAGGCGACCGTCCGCACCTGTCTGAGCAACAGCTTCGGCTTCGGCGGCCAGAATGACACGCTGATTGTCCGCGCGTGCGATTGA
- a CDS encoding lysophospholipid acyltransferase family protein: MTRAETMLENAPTRAAPPRDAARGEKRVPWYERAKYSVVRSFLAAWVAVFSLKGLYLFGRWFGLVEYLINFKRRARYRRELQGVFPEGLPKTRERRIILDYFRRTRCDRLFYLIFDRLPREKIMRRIRFHGRHYLDEALARNRGVYVMLSHHGSHHVAGLLMALLGYRCAGVRDRNEGYLRIYVQDKYTKTFPEYAAVRMLYADSFPRDIYRCFQENRVLGSALDVSRVRGLALKTCPVRIFGQTREFLTGTLQVALRCGATICQAFVVSRPNFYFRLIVNPPLHVPAEDARGESPDLIGQLMQAYADGIAAHVREHPDHISRV, translated from the coding sequence ATGACGCGCGCTGAAACGATGCTGGAGAACGCGCCCACCCGCGCGGCACCCCCTCGGGACGCCGCCCGCGGCGAAAAACGCGTGCCCTGGTACGAGCGCGCCAAGTACAGCGTGGTTCGCAGCTTCCTTGCGGCCTGGGTGGCCGTCTTCAGCCTCAAGGGCCTTTACCTTTTCGGCCGCTGGTTCGGACTGGTCGAGTATCTCATCAACTTCAAGCGGCGGGCCCGCTATCGGCGCGAGCTGCAGGGCGTCTTCCCCGAAGGTCTGCCAAAAACCCGCGAGCGGCGCATCATCCTCGACTACTTCCGCCGCACGCGCTGCGACCGCCTCTTCTACCTGATCTTCGATCGCCTGCCGCGCGAAAAAATCATGCGGCGGATTCGTTTTCACGGCCGGCACTACCTGGACGAGGCGCTGGCCCGCAACCGCGGCGTGTATGTCATGCTCAGCCACCATGGCTCCCACCATGTGGCCGGGCTGCTGATGGCGCTGCTGGGCTATCGCTGCGCCGGTGTCCGCGACCGGAACGAGGGCTACCTGCGCATTTACGTCCAGGACAAGTACACCAAGACGTTCCCCGAGTACGCCGCGGTGCGGATGCTCTACGCCGACAGCTTTCCGCGCGACATTTACCGGTGCTTCCAGGAAAACCGCGTGCTCGGCAGCGCGCTGGACGTGAGTCGTGTGCGCGGGCTGGCTCTGAAGACCTGCCCCGTGCGGATTTTCGGCCAGACCCGCGAGTTCCTCACCGGCACACTGCAGGTGGCCCTGCGGTGCGGCGCGACCATCTGCCAAGCATTCGTGGTGTCGCGCCCGAATTTCTACTTCCGCCTGATCGTGAACCCCCCGCTGCACGTCCCGGCCGAAGACGCGCGCGGCGAAAGCCCGGACCTGATCGGCCAGTTGATGCAGGCGTACGCCGACGGGATCGCAGCGCACGTCCGCGAGCATCCGGACCACATCAGCCGGGTTTGA
- a CDS encoding beta-ketoacyl-[acyl-carrier-protein] synthase family protein has product MNSRRVVITGLGPVTPLGIGVSAFWSALLEGRCGIQRIASFDPARFDSQIGGEIANLAVGDYVPKSYRKAAKIMARDIMLAVAAAHQAVSDARLTTKCLIERGETQGPPGVDNARFGANIGAGLICADLPELAEALHGASQDGQFSFARWGSEGMNNLTPLWLLKFLPNMLACHVTIVHDAQGPSNTITCGEASSHLAIGEAFRTITRGAADVCICGGAESKANPMALLRQGLGRRLSTHNDTPAQACRPFAANRDGTVVSEGGGLVILEELDHARRRNARIYAELVGFGAGHDAYMAAQPSRPHPEGRGLAVALNKALADAGVTPAQTDLVTAFGAGLREHDRSEAAAIRTVFAARSAPVPVMSIKAGLGNSGAGSGAIDFIAAVLAVHHGTIPPAINSTPADPECGLNVITNGPVDASLEQAVSVAYALGGGQNAALVLKRFRS; this is encoded by the coding sequence GTGAACAGCCGCCGCGTCGTCATCACCGGTCTCGGCCCCGTTACGCCGCTGGGCATCGGCGTGAGCGCCTTCTGGAGCGCCCTGCTCGAAGGCCGCTGCGGCATCCAGCGCATCGCCAGCTTCGACCCGGCCCGCTTCGATTCGCAGATCGGCGGCGAGATCGCCAACCTGGCCGTCGGCGACTACGTGCCCAAGAGCTATCGCAAGGCGGCGAAGATCATGGCCCGCGACATCATGCTCGCCGTCGCCGCCGCCCACCAGGCCGTCAGCGACGCCCGACTCACAACCAAATGCCTCATCGAGCGCGGCGAGACGCAGGGCCCGCCGGGCGTGGACAACGCCCGTTTCGGCGCGAACATCGGCGCCGGCCTGATCTGCGCGGACCTGCCGGAGCTGGCCGAAGCCCTCCACGGCGCCAGCCAGGACGGCCAGTTCAGCTTCGCCCGCTGGGGCAGTGAGGGCATGAACAACCTCACGCCGCTGTGGCTGCTCAAGTTCCTGCCCAACATGCTCGCCTGCCATGTCACGATCGTGCATGACGCGCAGGGGCCCAGCAACACCATCACCTGCGGCGAGGCCAGCAGCCATCTGGCGATCGGCGAGGCGTTCCGCACCATCACCCGCGGCGCCGCCGACGTGTGCATCTGCGGCGGAGCGGAAAGCAAGGCGAACCCGATGGCCCTGCTGCGGCAAGGCCTGGGCCGGCGCCTCAGTACGCACAACGATACGCCGGCGCAGGCCTGCCGGCCGTTCGCCGCCAACCGCGACGGCACCGTGGTCTCCGAGGGGGGCGGGCTCGTCATCCTGGAGGAACTCGACCACGCACGGCGGCGCAATGCCCGGATTTACGCGGAATTGGTGGGTTTCGGTGCCGGCCACGACGCTTACATGGCCGCTCAGCCCAGCCGCCCGCACCCCGAGGGCCGCGGCCTGGCGGTGGCCCTGAACAAGGCCCTCGCCGACGCGGGCGTCACGCCGGCGCAGACCGACCTCGTCACCGCGTTCGGCGCCGGCCTGCGTGAGCACGACCGCTCCGAAGCCGCCGCGATCCGCACGGTGTTCGCCGCGCGCTCCGCGCCTGTCCCCGTGATGAGCATCAAGGCCGGGCTCGGCAACAGCGGCGCCGGCAGCGGTGCCATTGATTTCATCGCGGCCGTGCTGGCCGTGCATCACGGCACCATCCCGCCGGCGATCAACAGCACGCCGGCCGATCCCGAATGCGGGTTGAACGTCATCACCAACGGGCCGGTGGACGCCAGCCTGGAGCAAGCCGTCTCGGTCGCATACGCACTGGGCGGTGGTCAGAACGCCGCGCTCGTGCTCAAGCGGTTCCGGAGCTGA
- the lpxI gene encoding UDP-2,3-diacylglucosamine diphosphatase LpxI (LpxI, functionally equivalent to LpxH, replaces it in LPS biosynthesis in a minority of bacteria.), translated as MPPLPAPLGLIAGEGELPKLVARGARQAGRPVVVVALRGCADPSLRALADVFCWRGIVQLGRWIRAFKRAGCREVIMVGRVRKTDMFAGPRWLQWLQYLPDLTSIRVWYFHARDKRNDSLLSAVADEMQRRGLTLIDSTKYCPEALAPEGVLTPGAPPRAVCDDADFAWPLARQIAALDIGQSVAVKEREIIAVEAIEGTDRLIARAGELCPAGGWTLVKIAKPNQDMRFDVPTIGPDTIENLHAARAAAVVVEAGKTIILEREKLLALAQRYHIAVIARAEPAAAHA; from the coding sequence ATGCCGCCACTGCCCGCACCACTTGGCCTGATCGCTGGCGAAGGCGAGCTGCCCAAGCTCGTCGCCCGCGGTGCGCGGCAGGCCGGTCGCCCGGTCGTCGTCGTTGCGCTGCGCGGTTGCGCCGACCCGAGCCTGCGCGCCCTGGCGGATGTGTTCTGCTGGCGCGGCATCGTCCAGCTCGGCCGCTGGATTCGCGCCTTCAAGCGGGCCGGCTGTCGCGAAGTCATCATGGTCGGCCGCGTGCGCAAGACCGACATGTTCGCCGGCCCGCGCTGGCTCCAGTGGTTGCAGTACCTGCCCGACCTGACCAGCATACGCGTGTGGTACTTTCACGCCCGCGACAAGCGCAACGATTCGCTGCTGTCCGCCGTCGCGGATGAAATGCAGCGGCGAGGGCTGACCTTGATCGACTCCACGAAGTACTGCCCGGAAGCACTCGCGCCGGAGGGCGTGCTCACGCCCGGCGCGCCGCCCCGCGCCGTGTGTGACGACGCGGACTTCGCCTGGCCGCTCGCCCGCCAAATCGCGGCGCTCGACATCGGCCAGTCGGTGGCCGTCAAAGAGCGCGAAATCATCGCCGTCGAAGCCATCGAAGGCACGGACCGCCTGATCGCGCGAGCCGGGGAACTGTGCCCCGCCGGCGGCTGGACGCTGGTCAAAATCGCGAAGCCCAACCAGGACATGCGCTTCGACGTACCCACGATCGGCCCGGACACCATTGAGAACCTGCACGCGGCCCGCGCGGCCGCGGTCGTGGTTGAGGCCGGAAAAACCATCATTCTCGAGCGCGAGAAGCTGCTCGCCCTCGCCCAGCGCTACCACATCGCCGTCATCGCGCGCGCCGAGCCCGCGGCCGCGCACGCCTGA
- a CDS encoding beta-hydroxyacyl-ACP dehydratase: MKFVLIDRIVALDSGRRIVAQKAVSLAEEYLADHFPKFPVLPGVLMVEALVQASAWLVRERLDFAPTLVLLKEARNVTYKSFVAPGQVLTITSNCQELDASQSVFAAHGDLDGREIVKGRLTLRHMDLVTLDTGYAELDTRLRAQQRAQLKLLWKGCPASQPAETTSAG, from the coding sequence GTGAAGTTTGTCTTGATCGATCGGATCGTGGCGCTGGACTCCGGCCGCCGGATCGTCGCCCAGAAGGCGGTTTCGCTGGCGGAGGAGTACCTCGCCGACCACTTTCCGAAATTCCCGGTGCTGCCCGGGGTCCTGATGGTCGAGGCACTGGTGCAGGCGTCCGCCTGGCTCGTGCGCGAGCGGCTGGACTTCGCGCCTACGCTTGTGCTGCTCAAGGAAGCCCGCAACGTTACTTATAAGAGCTTTGTGGCCCCCGGCCAGGTCTTGACGATCACATCCAATTGCCAGGAGCTGGACGCCAGCCAGAGCGTCTTTGCGGCGCACGGCGACCTGGACGGGCGCGAGATCGTGAAGGGTCGCCTGACGCTGCGGCACATGGACCTGGTAACGCTCGACACCGGGTACGCCGAGCTCGACACCCGCCTGCGCGCGCAGCAGCGTGCCCAGCTCAAACTGCTCTGGAAAGGTTGCCCGGCGAGTCAGCCGGCCGAAACGACGAGCGCGGGCTAG
- a CDS encoding acyl carrier protein produces the protein MPTIPREEIFDKVRQALVDALSVEEDEVTEQATLTGDLQAESIDILDIVFRLEKAFNIKISQEELTPRDVLSNPEYVNNRKLNAAGLAALKQRVQHADWSKFEQDPDIDKILDVFTVGTIVNFVEAKLAATP, from the coding sequence ATGCCCACGATTCCCCGGGAAGAGATTTTCGACAAGGTCCGCCAGGCGCTAGTCGACGCGCTGAGCGTCGAGGAGGACGAGGTGACCGAACAGGCCACGCTCACCGGCGACCTGCAGGCCGAGTCGATCGACATCCTCGATATCGTGTTCCGGCTCGAGAAGGCGTTCAACATCAAGATCTCGCAGGAAGAGCTCACGCCGCGCGACGTGCTCAGCAACCCCGAGTACGTCAACAACCGCAAGCTCAACGCCGCGGGCCTGGCCGCCCTCAAGCAGCGTGTCCAGCACGCGGACTGGTCCAAGTTCGAGCAGGACCCGGACATCGACAAGATCCTGGATGTCTTCACCGTGGGGACGATCGTCAATTTCGTCGAGGCCAAGCTGGCCGCGACACCCTGA
- a CDS encoding BlaI/MecI/CopY family transcriptional regulator: protein MTAREYELGTAELEVLKVLWDEGPGSVRDVLETLHARSRMVAYTTVQTMLTRLAQKGFVRADKSGAAFVYRATITRAEISQSRLRQLLDQLYDGAAGQLVLQLLKTERLKPGEIEELQKLIERLDAKRK from the coding sequence ATGACGGCACGCGAATACGAGTTGGGAACGGCTGAACTCGAGGTCCTCAAGGTCCTGTGGGACGAGGGCCCGGGCAGCGTGCGCGATGTGCTGGAGACGCTGCACGCCCGCTCGCGGATGGTGGCCTATACGACCGTGCAGACCATGTTGACGCGTCTGGCACAAAAAGGCTTCGTGCGGGCCGACAAGTCCGGGGCGGCGTTCGTGTATCGCGCCACGATCACGCGGGCTGAGATCAGCCAATCGCGCCTGCGCCAACTCCTGGACCAGTTGTATGACGGGGCGGCGGGCCAACTGGTGCTGCAACTGCTCAAGACCGAGCGGCTGAAGCCCGGTGAGATCGAGGAATTGCAGAAGCTGATCGAGCGCCTCGACGCCAAGCGGAAGTAG
- a CDS encoding beta-hydroxyacyl-ACP dehydratase: protein MRWIWLDRFEEFVPGVRAVGLKNVTLAEDHLHDHFPGFPVMPASLMIEGMAQTAGILVGHARNFEEKVILAKVKRAVFYQLVRPGDQIRFVAHIEQVHDAAAMTGGEIRCGDELVGEVELVFSHIDQNISGLEFPEENFVFTEDFMALLKTYTPRGAERIRL, encoded by the coding sequence GTGCGCTGGATCTGGCTGGATCGTTTCGAGGAATTCGTCCCGGGCGTGCGGGCCGTCGGGCTCAAGAACGTCACGCTGGCCGAAGACCACCTGCACGACCATTTTCCGGGTTTTCCGGTCATGCCCGCCAGCCTGATGATCGAGGGCATGGCCCAGACCGCCGGCATCCTCGTGGGTCACGCCCGTAACTTCGAGGAAAAGGTCATCCTCGCAAAGGTCAAACGCGCCGTCTTTTACCAGCTCGTCCGGCCGGGCGACCAGATCCGCTTCGTGGCTCACATCGAGCAGGTCCACGACGCCGCCGCCATGACCGGCGGGGAGATCCGCTGCGGCGACGAGCTGGTCGGCGAGGTCGAGCTGGTCTTCTCGCACATTGATCAGAACATCAGCGGCCTGGAATTCCCCGAGGAGAACTTCGTCTTCACCGAGGACTTCATGGCCCTGCTCAAGACGTATACGCCACGTGGCGCCGAAAGGATCCGCCTGTGA